A genomic segment from Lignipirellula cremea encodes:
- a CDS encoding FG-GAP repeat domain-containing protein: MLSARPIFGWLSQAATGLALAVAVGGSALAAENGTHTLRTFRKIALTDKFFSEGMHQGDFNHDGKTDVVAGPYWYAGPDFQTAHQIWEPKEFDPHGYSDAFLMFVGDFNDDGWDDPLVVGFPGKEAFWYENPRGEGDWKRHTAFPVVDNESPCFGDINGDGRPELLFHTQGVVGYASYNPKQPQAEWTFHAVSEKGSWSRFQHGFGFGDINGDSRPDLMMREGWWEQPAQPQEGPWTFHKFDFGSGGAQMFAYDIDGDGDNDVVTSLQAHGYGVVWFENQPTADGQIGFEKHTIVGAETSENAYGVKFSQPHAIDLADVDGDGLLDIITGKRYWAHGPKGDQEPGAPAVNYWFQLVRGDDGAEFVPHQIDDDSGVGTQVIAADVTNDGLVDVIVGNKKGHFVFVQETQQVDEAAWRAAQPKKKTK; encoded by the coding sequence ATGTTGTCTGCTCGTCCGATATTTGGCTGGTTGTCCCAGGCGGCAACGGGGCTCGCTCTGGCTGTGGCCGTGGGAGGTTCGGCTTTGGCTGCCGAAAACGGAACGCATACGCTGCGGACCTTTCGCAAAATTGCCCTGACCGACAAATTCTTCAGCGAAGGGATGCACCAGGGCGACTTCAACCACGACGGCAAAACCGATGTGGTCGCCGGCCCTTACTGGTACGCGGGCCCCGATTTCCAGACCGCGCATCAAATCTGGGAGCCGAAGGAGTTTGATCCGCATGGCTACTCCGACGCCTTTTTGATGTTCGTCGGCGATTTTAACGACGACGGCTGGGATGATCCGCTGGTCGTGGGCTTCCCCGGCAAGGAAGCATTCTGGTACGAGAATCCCCGCGGCGAAGGGGACTGGAAGCGGCACACGGCCTTTCCGGTCGTCGATAATGAATCACCCTGCTTCGGCGATATCAATGGCGACGGTCGGCCCGAGTTGTTGTTCCATACCCAGGGCGTGGTCGGCTATGCGTCGTACAACCCGAAGCAGCCGCAGGCCGAGTGGACGTTTCATGCCGTTTCCGAAAAAGGCAGCTGGAGCCGTTTCCAGCATGGCTTTGGTTTTGGCGATATCAACGGCGACTCCCGTCCCGACCTGATGATGCGGGAAGGCTGGTGGGAGCAGCCGGCCCAGCCGCAGGAAGGCCCCTGGACGTTCCACAAATTTGACTTCGGTTCCGGCGGCGCGCAAATGTTCGCTTACGATATCGATGGCGACGGTGACAACGATGTCGTCACCAGCCTGCAGGCGCACGGTTATGGAGTGGTCTGGTTTGAGAACCAGCCGACCGCCGACGGCCAGATCGGCTTTGAGAAGCATACGATCGTCGGCGCGGAGACTTCAGAGAATGCCTATGGCGTGAAATTCTCGCAGCCGCACGCGATTGACCTTGCCGATGTCGACGGCGACGGCCTGCTCGATATCATCACCGGCAAACGCTACTGGGCTCACGGCCCCAAAGGCGATCAGGAGCCCGGAGCGCCGGCCGTGAACTACTGGTTCCAGCTGGTCCGCGGGGACGACGGGGCCGAATTTGTGCCGCACCAGATTGATGACGACTCCGGCGTCGGCACGCAAGTGATCGCCGCCGACGTCACCAACGACGGTCTGGTCGACGTGATCGTCGGCAACAAGAAAGGGCATTTTGTCTTCGTGCAGGAAACGCAGCAGGTCGACGAAGCCGCCTGGCGGGCCGCCCAGCCGAAAAAGAAAACGAAGTAA
- the cutA gene encoding divalent-cation tolerance protein CutA, whose product MTSDLMQVTSTTDSRHDAEQIARLLVDRRLAACVQISGPITSIYRWQDRIETAEEWRLTIKTVATAWAGLEQAIRQAHPYDEPEILAAPITAASEGYQQWLREQVG is encoded by the coding sequence ATGACGTCCGACCTGATGCAAGTCACCTCGACGACCGACTCCCGCCACGACGCCGAACAAATCGCCCGCTTGCTGGTCGATCGGCGACTGGCCGCCTGTGTGCAGATCAGCGGCCCGATCACCAGCATCTATCGCTGGCAGGACCGGATCGAAACGGCGGAAGAATGGCGTCTGACCATCAAAACCGTGGCGACCGCCTGGGCGGGGCTGGAACAAGCGATCCGCCAGGCGCATCCGTACGACGAACCTGAAATCCTTGCCGCCCCCATCACCGCAGCCAGCGAAGGCTACCAGCAATGGCTGCGCGAACAGGTCGGATAA
- a CDS encoding cobalamin-dependent protein (Presence of a B(12) (cobalamin)-binding domain implies dependence on cobalamin itself, in one of its several forms, or in some unusual lineages, dependence on a cobalamin-like analog.), which produces MNRRLTPRQAALAIGVSESSVKRWCDDGAIPVEYTVGGHRRITLDALIGYVRQTQRPLLRPEVIGLPPTSGVTQWVLDRAVPRLVDLLLQGSADGCRSIVVDLYSAGKSVSEIGDQVMAPAFKQIGDRWACGEAHVYQERRGCEACLRALHTLRDLLPEPAADAPLAIGGSVAGDHYQLPNLMVEAVLREHGWQTQLLGTNLPIETLIQAVQDRRPRLFWFSLSHLENPLPFLADYRKFYEALPEETLVVLGGRALLPEIREQTPCAKHCDRLSDLSEFLKSL; this is translated from the coding sequence ATGAATCGCCGATTAACGCCTCGCCAGGCGGCTTTAGCGATTGGCGTCAGCGAATCCTCTGTGAAACGCTGGTGCGACGACGGCGCGATCCCGGTGGAGTACACCGTTGGCGGGCATCGCAGAATCACGCTCGATGCGCTCATCGGCTATGTCCGCCAGACACAGCGGCCCCTGCTTCGCCCTGAGGTGATCGGCCTGCCGCCGACCAGCGGCGTTACGCAATGGGTGCTGGATCGGGCCGTCCCGCGCCTGGTCGACCTGCTGCTGCAGGGTTCGGCCGACGGCTGCCGGTCGATTGTGGTCGATCTCTACTCCGCGGGTAAATCGGTCAGCGAAATAGGCGATCAGGTGATGGCCCCCGCGTTCAAGCAGATCGGCGACCGCTGGGCCTGCGGCGAGGCCCATGTGTATCAGGAACGAAGAGGCTGCGAAGCGTGTCTAAGGGCGCTGCATACGTTGCGTGACTTGCTGCCGGAGCCTGCGGCCGATGCGCCGCTGGCGATTGGCGGTTCGGTGGCGGGCGACCATTACCAGCTGCCGAACCTGATGGTGGAAGCCGTCCTGCGAGAGCATGGCTGGCAGACGCAGCTGCTGGGAACCAACCTGCCGATCGAGACGCTGATCCAGGCCGTGCAGGATCGTCGCCCTCGGCTGTTCTGGTTCTCGCTGTCGCACCTGGAAAACCCCTTGCCGTTCCTGGCCGACTATCGGAAGTTTTACGAAGCACTCCCGGAAGAGACGCTGGTCGTGCTGGGAGGACGGGCGTTGTTGCCGGAGATTCGGGAGCAAACTCCCTGCGCGAAGCATTGCGACCGGCTGTCGGATTTGTCAGAGTTTCTGAAATCACTCTGA